The DNA window GCCAGCCGTCCCCACCGGGACACTGGCAGGACTTTTGAAAAGAACGATCGAATCGAAATAGGATCAAGAGGCAGGATATACCGACTTGTCTCTTGGCCTGGCAAGTGCATCAGGGCCTGGTTGCTGCACAGGCCCTGGTCTGCCAACAACTTCCTCACTTGGGCTCGCAAGCGCGGAGGCACAAGGATATAGGCAATACCTTGCTCGTGCAGCTTTTGACTAATGGTCTGAACAGCCCCGCGCAACCAACCAGGAGTACGGCATTCGCTGGCCGAGGGAACGGCAAGTATTAAATCGGCAACGTCGCCAGTCCCCAGAGGAGACGCAGGCTCCAAGGACGACGGACACCCACTGCCAAGCACCAGCGCTTGCGACGCAAATCCGTCCGGATGAAGCAGCTCCAGTAGAGATAAATCGCGAGCCGACTGGCAGCCTTCGCCGCTCGTATTCATGGATGAAGGCCTTGGAGTGTGCTCAGGCATGCTCTACGACCGTGAATCGTGCAAAGGCGGGACGGCCCGCCTGCATCAGACGTGATCGGCTGCGCATGGCGCGGAACTGTTCTTGGCCCAATGTACCACATAGCGTTTCCATATCCGGGCAAGCGCATCGGCGCGTACGGCATCCTTCGCCTGAGTGGTATCAATGATTTCGAGATCCGAGATGCGGGTTTGCAAAGCGAGATAGTAGCGTCGCCACTCCTCCAGCATTTCCGGCGTGTACTCGCCTTTCCGGGCATGCATAACTTCACCGGGCGCACTCAATATCAGCACAAGATCAGGCCCGGGACACGCACGACCATCCATCCAGCGTGAGACACGGCGCAGCCAGTTGAGGCGTTCCGGATGAGGCACCATAGCATCATAGATATAACGATCATAAAGCACTAATCTCCCTAGTGCTTGGTGATACTGCGCACGAAGATACCGGCACCAAAATACAGCGAAACGACTGATACGCACCAGGCCGGGAAGATGAAGATAAGAGATATACCGCAGGAGCCCTCCAGTGAGCCCCATATAGACGGACCGAACCGGAAGAATAAACGAACTTTGCAGATTGCTTATCAGAGTCGTTTTCCCGGCACCATCCGGCCCAAGCACCGCGACACTTAACCCTCGATAGGACCGGGCATGAAGGATATACGAGATCAAATTGCCGCCTCGACGGGCTAATATTTTCCATGGGGCAACCGCATGATGCCGCTCCCATGTTGCCGTAAGAGAGGCCGCCATCCCTTCCAAAGCCGTCCAATCTCCCTGAACCGCGCACGCCACCATTCGCTCAAGCGACCATCCGGCTGGACACAAAGGCCGGATCTCCTGCGCCACCGGTCCGTCAGTGCGCGCCGCCCCCGCTAACGCCTTCAACTTCGGCATATGATGAGACGCGATCACTCCTTTATCCAAAATACAGTGCATCAACAACACCCAAAATTCATCGTCGGACGCCAAGGTGGGGACAGTCCCATGATATTCACGCCTGCTCAGGCAAACGCTCTCCACACCGGTTTGCAACGCATTATGGCGGCCGAAGGAGAGTTCGGTGACGAGATCCAACCAAATCCAGCAATCGGTTGGCGGATGATACGTAAGAAAATGAGCATGTGCGCCATACCGCTGAGGGCGAAGCTGGACAAGCCCTAGCGCGCCAAGAATGTGACGGACGCGGCGCATATCCGCTGGCTCAACGAGCACATCGACATCGCCGCCATTGGGTGATCCGAGATTATGAGGAGTACGGAGGAGGCACCAACGTATGTCCGATTGCTCAAATGAGCTAAATACAGATTCCAGGACCGGATGCATCATCGACAACGGCGGCTCCTATTCAGCAGGGTCATTGAGATAGGGTTCTGACTGAGGCCTTCCACTGAAGCACTGTTTTGCATGCGGCGATCTTTTGGGAAATCACCTCACGCTTCTCAACGTCATGCGTCCAAATAAGTCTAAGCGTACCGCCGATCCACTGAGCCAGCATGAGACCGTTGATAATGCCGGTCACAAGGAACGTCGTTACGGGAGAGCTATGCCGCTGATAAAACAAATGGGTGCTGCACAGCAGTTGCGCCGCCATATCGGCACGGACCTTTTCAGTGCTCCGTCCGCCCGCGTGAACGATAGTCGTCACAGGGGCAAAGTGAACTTCCCAGCCGGCCTTCTTCATGCGGCAGCACAGATCAGCGTCCTCGAAATACATAAAGAATGACTCATCAAATCCGCCTACGGCGTGAAAAGCTTCACATCGAATGGCTAAGGCGGCCCCTTTCACCCACGGAACGATGCGTTGGGAATCATGCGACCACGTCCTCAAATACAGCCTCCCGATGCCGGGAATATACCGCCGAATGAGCCGTCCTAGGACAACGGCCCACCGGCTGTTTTCGAGGAAGGTATCGAGCGGCTGCGGGAAAGGATAGCAGGTTGCTTGTAACGTCCCATCAGCATTGACTACACGCGGGCCAACGATGCCGGCCTTCGGATGCTGGTCAAGATAGCAACATAAGAACTCGACCGCTCCTGATGGCACCAGTGTATCGCTATTGAGCAGCAGCACATACCCCGTCCCGCACTGTGCAATGGCCTGGTTAGCTGCGGCACCGTACCCGCGGTTCACCTGATTGGCAGAGAGAGTAGCCCAGGGATACTTCTCCCGCACCATCTCTGCGCTTCCATCAGAGGAATGATTATCAACCACGACGACCTCGCGTGCCTCTGCACGCGGGATCGAACTGAGACAGGCATCGAGGTCTTCGCGAGTATTGTAATTTACAATGACAACGGTACACTGTCCATTACCGTCAGAATGCACGGCTGGTATCCCAATCTGCTTATGCGGCTCACCATCACGCGGCCTACCGTGATCGCCTTTCTGCCCCCCCACACCCACCCCATCCTGAAGTCTTCAGAAGATCGCGCCGCTACAACGCGCCATTTCGAGCGCAAATAGAAGGAATAATTACATTTCGTGTCGCATATATAGCACACAATGGACCGGTTCACCATACCACATTAGCAGTATATATCCCGTTTGGAGAGCCCTCCAGGCGGCCTAACGACCGACCTATCGCAATAACTGACAGCGCACTCCCCGGGAACAACCCGCAATAGCTCCTCAGAGGAGGTATTGCGTGGAGGAAGCCATGTAAACTAATGTCGGGAGTATTCTGAAGACAGATCCATAAATCTAGCAGGGCTGCTGATAAACGTGCAGAACGAACCCACGCGGTTAATTCCATTGGAGGCTTGCAGGGGCATCGCGGCCTTCATAGTGCTCATCGAGCACTACTTCCTGGCGTTCTCACCACTCACCACAGGCACCGACCCTCATGCGAGGACGGCTGAGAGCCTCATCGGACAGCCCTATTTCGCGCTGTTTAATGGAACCGGCGCCGTGGCGTTTTTCTTCACGCTTTCCGGATTCGTATTGAGCTGGTCTTACTTCCACCACGAAACCAGGCGGCATTTATTGTCGGCCGTTCTCAAACGATTACCCCGATTGGCGGGCACTGTCACCGTCACAACGATTGTGAGCTATGGTCTGTTCAAGCTGGGCCTGTACTATTTTGAGGGGGCGGCACAGCTTAGTTCGAGTCTGTGGCTGGCACGATTCGGTGGCGGTACTTGGACCCCGGATTTTCAACCCAGCTTCGTTACCGCCCTCTTTCAAGGGCTCACAACGTTTTTCACCGGACAAGCCGATTACAACACAAACTTGTGGACGATGAAGGCCGAGTTTTTCGGCAGCATGCTGGTGTACATGCTCGCATGTTTCATTGCCATAATCCTTCGTTACCGTCATTTTTCGTATACATTTATCATCTTTTCTCTGCTGGCCCTCAGCTACGATCGGCACCTGTTCCCATTCGTAGTTGGAGTCTACTTGGCGTCGTCTTTGGCAAGGAAGACGGTAGAAATATCCACTCCCACGGCGATCGTACTGATCACTTCAGGGCTTTACCTGCTGGGATTTATGGCACCGGAAAAGGCCTATGCCTGGGTTAATTGGCTCCCGGGGATTGGACAAGGAGTGTTTCAAACCGGCTTCCATACATTGGGATCAATAATTATTATCTTTGCCACCATGGCGAATAAGACCGTATTCCGCAATCTGAATCGACGCTTTTTCAAATTCGTGGGGCAAATGAGCTTCCCCTTGTATCTCGTTCACGCTTTAGTCCTATGCTCCATTTCCAGCTATGCCTATCTGCATCTGACGCACAGCAAACTTGATGCTCACGTAACGTTAATCGCGGTCTTTGCGATAACTGTTTTCGTTTCTATCGGAGCATCGCTCCCGCTCCATCGATTTGATCAGTGGTGGGTTAAGGAAGTACAGTGCCGAACGAATCAATTCCTCGAGCTGTACCACAAAGAATCTGCCGAAGAGCCATCCGCTAAATTATTGGCGGCAGGCGAAACAGGCGTGAAGACTGGCGGCACAACGAATCCCGGGACACAATGAAGGCTGGCGAAACCAGGTGCGGACGCGCTTTGCCTCATCGGATGATGCGATAGAGGATCTCGCTATCATACGGAGCTGACTCATCGCGGACATGCTCGTAAAGCACCTCGCGCTTCACCTCGTCCCCCAACGTCCATTTCTGACCGGTGTCGTAATAGACATACTCAACTCCCCACTTTCTGAGGAAATCATCTCCGAT is part of the Nitrospira sp. genome and encodes:
- a CDS encoding glycosyltransferase family 2 protein, whose product is MGGQKGDHGRPRDGEPHKQIGIPAVHSDGNGQCTVVIVNYNTREDLDACLSSIPRAEAREVVVVDNHSSDGSAEMVREKYPWATLSANQVNRGYGAAANQAIAQCGTGYVLLLNSDTLVPSGAVEFLCCYLDQHPKAGIVGPRVVNADGTLQATCYPFPQPLDTFLENSRWAVVLGRLIRRYIPGIGRLYLRTWSHDSQRIVPWVKGAALAIRCEAFHAVGGFDESFFMYFEDADLCCRMKKAGWEVHFAPVTTIVHAGGRSTEKVRADMAAQLLCSTHLFYQRHSSPVTTFLVTGIINGLMLAQWIGGTLRLIWTHDVEKREVISQKIAACKTVLQWKASVRTLSQ
- a CDS encoding acyltransferase; protein product: MQNEPTRLIPLEACRGIAAFIVLIEHYFLAFSPLTTGTDPHARTAESLIGQPYFALFNGTGAVAFFFTLSGFVLSWSYFHHETRRHLLSAVLKRLPRLAGTVTVTTIVSYGLFKLGLYYFEGAAQLSSSLWLARFGGGTWTPDFQPSFVTALFQGLTTFFTGQADYNTNLWTMKAEFFGSMLVYMLACFIAIILRYRHFSYTFIIFSLLALSYDRHLFPFVVGVYLASSLARKTVEISTPTAIVLITSGLYLLGFMAPEKAYAWVNWLPGIGQGVFQTGFHTLGSIIIIFATMANKTVFRNLNRRFFKFVGQMSFPLYLVHALVLCSISSYAYLHLTHSKLDAHVTLIAVFAITVFVSIGASLPLHRFDQWWVKEVQCRTNQFLELYHKESAEEPSAKLLAAGETGVKTGGTTNPGTQ